The DNA sequence CATCGTCAACGGTGTTTGCGGCGCGAATGAGGAAGGCTACCATTACATCGGCGTCAACCCGGACCGCGATTTTGCCGTCAGTCAATACGCCGACTTGCGCTTTGTCCAAGAGGGCGACCCGTCTCCGGACGGCAAAGGGACGATCCGCTTCGCTCGCGGCATTGAAGTCGGGCACGTGTTCAAGCTTGGCACGAAATACAGTGAGGCAATGAACGCCGTGTACTTGGATGAAAACGGCCAAACGAAGACGATGATCATGGGCTGCTACGGCATCGGCGTCTCCAGGCTGGTGGCGGCGATTGCCGAGCAGTTTGCCGATGAAAACGGGCTCGTCTGGCCGGCTTCGGTGGCGCCGTTTCATATCCATTTGCTGACAGCGAACGCGAAAAGCGACGAGCAGCGAGCGTTGGCGGAGGAATGGTACGAAAAATTGGGACAGGCAGGATTTGAAGTGTTATATGATGACCGCCCGGAGCGGGCCGGAGTCAAGTTTGCCGACAGCGATTTGATCGGCATTCCGGTTCGCGTCACCGTCGGCAAGCGGGTGGGCGAAGGCATCGTCGAAGTGAAAGTGCGAAAAACAGGCGAGACGTTTGACGTGCCGGTGGGCGAATTGACCGATACGGTGCGCCGCCTCTTGCAAGGGTGAACGAACGGCGCCGGCGAAAAAGAACGAGTTTCTTTTCCGTCGGCGCTTTTTGGCGTTTGTATGGTATGATTAGAAAGAGAAACGATTTCGTTGAGAGGGGAAATCATGGCCACGAAAGAACAAAAAGAGCGGTTTTTCGTTTTGCTTGAGCAACTGAAGATGACGTCGGATGAATGGATGCCGTATTTCCGTGATGCGTTCATTCGCAAAGTCGTGATTGATAAAGAAGAAAAAAGCTGGCATTTCTATTTTCAGTTCGCCAACGTGCTGCCGGCCGAGGTGTACAAATCGTTTACGGACCGCTTGGCGGCTGCTTTCCGCCATATCGCTGCCATCCGGTATACGATTGATGTCGAATCGCCGCGCGTAACGGAAGACGATGTGCGGGCGTACTGGCCGCTTTGCCTCGCCGAGCTGCAAGAAGGCGTCTCGCCGCTTGTCGATTTGCTGAGCCGGCAGACGCCGGCGGTGAAAGGGAACAAGCTCGTTGTCACCGCCCGCCACGAGGCGGAGGCGCTGGCTGTCAAACGGCGGTTTGCGCAAAAAATCGCCGCGATTTACGCGTCGTTCGGTTTTCCGCCGTTTCAGCTGGAAGTCGACGTGCAACCGGCTGAGCAGGAAATGGAGCAGTTTTTGGCGCAAAAGCAGCAAGAAGATGAAGAGCGGGCGTTGGCGGTGCTGACCGATATGGCAAAAGAAGAGGAAAAGGCAGCAGCGGCTTCTCCATCCGGCCCGCTCGTCATCGGCTACCCGATCCGCGACGAGGAGCCAGTGCGTCCGCTTGAGACGATCGTTGAGGAAGAACGGCGCGTTGTGGTGCAAGGGTATGTGTTTGACGCTGAGGTGAGCGAGCTCAAAAGCGGCCGCACGCTGTTGACCATGAAAATCACCGATTACACGAACTCGATTTTAGTCAAAATGTTCTCGCGCGACAAAGAGGACGCCGAGCTCATGAGCGGCGTCAAAAAAGGCATGTGGGTGAAAGTGCGCGGCAGCGTGCAAAACGACACATTCGTCCGCGATTTGGTCATCATCGCCAACGATTTGAACGAAATCGCTGCAAACGAACGGCAAGATACAGCGCCCGAAGGGGAAAAGAGGGTCGAGCTCCATTTGCATACCCCGATGAGCCAAATGGACGCGGTTACCTCGGTGACAAAACTCATCGAACAAGCGAAAAAATGGGGTCATCCGGCGATCGCCGTCACCGACCATGCCGTTGTTCAGTCGTTTCCGGAGGCCTACAGCGCGGCGAAAAAACACGGCATGAAGGTCATTTACGGCCTTGAGGCGTACATCGTCGACGATGGCGTGCCGATCGCCTACAATGAAACGCACCGCCGTCTTTCGGAGGAGACATACGTCGTCTTTGACGTTGAAACGACCGGGCTGTCGGCTGTGTACAATACGATCATTGAGCTGGCGGCCGTCAAAATCAAAGACGGCGAGATCATCGACCGGTTTATGTCCTTTGCCAATCCGGGACATCCGCTGTCCGTGACGACGATGGAATTGACCGGAATCACGGACGAAATGGTGAAAGACGCTCCGCAGCCGGATGAGGTGCTGGCCCGTTTTGTTGACTGGATTGGCGATGCGACGCTTGTGGCCCATAACGCCAGCTTTGACATCGGGTTTTTAAACGCAGGCCTCGCCCGCATGGGACGCGGCAAGCTCACCAATCCGGTCATTGACACGCTTGAACTCGCCCGCTTTTTGTATCCGGATTTGAAAAACCACCGGCTGAACACGCTTTGCAAAAAGTTCGACATTGAACTGACCCAGCACCACCGCGCCATCTACGACGCGGAGGCAACCGGGCATTTGCTTATGCGGCTATTGAAGGAAGCGGAAGAGCGCAGCATACTGTTTCATGACGAATTAAACAGCCGCACGCACAGCGATGCGTCGTACCGCCTGGCGCGCCCGTTCCATGCGACGCTGTTGGCGCAAAACGACATCGGGCTGAAAAACTTGTTCAAGCTCGTCTCGCTGTCGCACATCGATTATTTTCACCGCGTGCCGCGCATCCCGCGCTCCGTGCTGGTCAAGCATCGTGAAGGGCTGCTCGTTGGCTCGGGCTGCGACAAAGGCGAGCTGTTTGACAACTTGATCCAAAAGGCGCCGGAGGAAGTCGAAGACATCGCCCGCTTTTACGATTTTCTTGAGGTGCATCCGCCCGAGGTGTACAAGCCGCTCATTGAAATGGATTACGTCAAAGATGAAGAGATGATCCAAAACATCATCCGCAGCATCGTCGCCCTTGGCGAAAAGCTCAACATTCCGGTCGTCGCCACCGGCAACGTCCATTATTTAAATCCGGAGGACAAAATTTACCGGAAAATTTTAATCCATTCGCAAGGCGGGGCGAACCCGCTCAACCGGCATGAGCTGCCGGATGTGTATTTCCGCACGACGAACGAAATGCTGGATTGCTTCTCGTTTTTAGGGCCGGAAAAAGCGAAAGAAATCGTCGTCGACAACACACAAAAAATCGCTTCGTTAATCGGTGAAGTGAAGCCGATCAAGGATGAGCTGTACACGCCGCGCATCGAAGGGGCGGACGAGGAAATCAAGGAAATGAGCTACCGGCGGGCGAAAGAAATTTACGGAGACCCGCTGCCGAAACTTGTTGAGGAGCGGCTTGAAAAAGAGCTGAAGAGCATTATCGGCCACGGATTTGCCGTCATTTACTTAATTTCGCATAAGCTCGTCAAAAAGTCGCTCGATGACGGCTACCTTGTCGGGTCGCGCGGCTCGGTCGGCTCATCGTTTGTCGCGACGATGACGGAAATTACCGAGGTGAACCCGCTGCCGCCGCATTACGTCTGCCCGAACTGCAAACATTCCGAGTTTTTTAATGACGGTTCGGTCGGGTCGGGCTTTGACTTGCCGGATCAAAACTGCCCGCAATGCGGGACGAAATACAAAAAAGACGGGCATGACATCCCGTTTGAGACGTTCCTTGGCTTTAAAGGCGACAAAGTGCCGGATATCGATTTGAACTTCTCCGGCGAGTACCAGCCGCGCGCCCACAACTATACGAAAGTGCTGTTTGGCGAAGACAACGTCTAC is a window from the Geobacillus stearothermophilus ATCC 12980 genome containing:
- a CDS encoding PolC-type DNA polymerase III, translated to MATKEQKERFFVLLEQLKMTSDEWMPYFRDAFIRKVVIDKEEKSWHFYFQFANVLPAEVYKSFTDRLAAAFRHIAAIRYTIDVESPRVTEDDVRAYWPLCLAELQEGVSPLVDLLSRQTPAVKGNKLVVTARHEAEALAVKRRFAQKIAAIYASFGFPPFQLEVDVQPAEQEMEQFLAQKQQEDEERALAVLTDMAKEEEKAAAASPSGPLVIGYPIRDEEPVRPLETIVEEERRVVVQGYVFDAEVSELKSGRTLLTMKITDYTNSILVKMFSRDKEDAELMSGVKKGMWVKVRGSVQNDTFVRDLVIIANDLNEIAANERQDTAPEGEKRVELHLHTPMSQMDAVTSVTKLIEQAKKWGHPAIAVTDHAVVQSFPEAYSAAKKHGMKVIYGLEAYIVDDGVPIAYNETHRRLSEETYVVFDVETTGLSAVYNTIIELAAVKIKDGEIIDRFMSFANPGHPLSVTTMELTGITDEMVKDAPQPDEVLARFVDWIGDATLVAHNASFDIGFLNAGLARMGRGKLTNPVIDTLELARFLYPDLKNHRLNTLCKKFDIELTQHHRAIYDAEATGHLLMRLLKEAEERSILFHDELNSRTHSDASYRLARPFHATLLAQNDIGLKNLFKLVSLSHIDYFHRVPRIPRSVLVKHREGLLVGSGCDKGELFDNLIQKAPEEVEDIARFYDFLEVHPPEVYKPLIEMDYVKDEEMIQNIIRSIVALGEKLNIPVVATGNVHYLNPEDKIYRKILIHSQGGANPLNRHELPDVYFRTTNEMLDCFSFLGPEKAKEIVVDNTQKIASLIGEVKPIKDELYTPRIEGADEEIKEMSYRRAKEIYGDPLPKLVEERLEKELKSIIGHGFAVIYLISHKLVKKSLDDGYLVGSRGSVGSSFVATMTEITEVNPLPPHYVCPNCKHSEFFNDGSVGSGFDLPDQNCPQCGTKYKKDGHDIPFETFLGFKGDKVPDIDLNFSGEYQPRAHNYTKVLFGEDNVYRAGTIGTVADKTAYGFVKGYASDHNLELRGAEIDRLAAGCTGVKRTTGQHPGGIIVVPDYMEIYDFTPIQYPADDTSSEWRTTHFDFHSIHDNLLKLDILGHDDPTVIRMLQDLSGIDPKTIPTDDPDVMGIFSSTEPLGVTPEQIMCNVGTIGIPEFGTRFVRQMLEETKPKTFSELVQISGLSHGTDVWLGNAQELIQNGTCTLSEVIGCRDDIMVYLIYRGLEPSLAFKIMESVRKGKGLTPEFEAEMRKHNVPEWYIDSCKKIKYMFPKAHAAAYVLMAVRIAYFKVHHPLLYYASYFTVRAEDFDLDAMIKGSAAIRKRIEEINAKGIQATAKEKSLLTVLEVALEMCERGFSFKNIDLYRSQATEFVIDGNSLIPPFNAIPGLGTNVAQNIVRAREEGEFLSKEDLQQRGKVSKTLLEYLESRGCLDSLPDHNQLSLF